Proteins from a single region of Schistocerca gregaria isolate iqSchGreg1 chromosome 3, iqSchGreg1.2, whole genome shotgun sequence:
- the LOC126354075 gene encoding chondroitin proteoglycan-2-like, whose protein sequence is MNLRASALTTVLVLIATAAVHASPVGDCPPVDPVDHTDHLPDSQNCSLFYKCDHAAPVLFVCPDGLHFNPTLEVCDWPANAGCTGGSAPTSAPSSTAPPTSAATTAAPTSAPSSTAKPAPSGDCPAVGTCPQNEDENSIAKHLPHASNCSQFCKCDHGKPVTFDCPAGLHFNPTLEVCDWPANAGCAGGSASTSSPSSTAAPTSAATTAAPTSAPSSTAKPAPSGDCPAVGTCPQNEDENSIAKHLPHASNCSQFCKCDHGKPVTFDCPAGLHFNPTLEVCDWPANAGCTGGSASTSAPSSTAAPTSAATTAAPTSAPSSTAKPAPSGDCPAVGTCPQNEDENSIAKHLPHASNCSQFCKCDHGKPVTFDCPAGLHFNPTLEVCDWPANAGCAGGSASTSAPSSTAAPTSAATTAAPTSAPSSTAKPAPSGDCPAVGTCPQNEDENSIAKHLPHSSNCSQFCKCDHGKPVTFDCPAGLHFNPTLEVCDWPENAGCASGSASTSAPSSTAAPTSAATTAAPTSAPSSTAKPAPSGDCPAVGTCPQNEDENSIAKHLPHASNCSQFCKCDHGKPVTFDCPAGLQFNPTLEVCDWPENAGCAGGSASTSGPSSTAAPTSAATTAAPTAAPSSTAKPTVAPSGDCPAVGSCPQNEDENSIAKHLPHESDCTKFCKCDHGKPVTFDCPAGLHFNPTLEVCDYPYRAGCASKSGSTSASSSSTA, encoded by the coding sequence CTAGTGCGTTAACGACCGTGTTGGTCCTAATTGCAACCGCTGCCGTCCACGCATCACCTGTAGGAGACTGTCCGCCAGTAGATCCAGTGGATCACACAGACCATCTGCCAGACAGCCAAAACTGTTCCCTTTTCTACAAATGTGATCACGCAGCACCTGTACTGTTTGTATGTCCTGACGGGTTGCACTTCAACCCTACACTGGAAGTCTGTGACTGGCCAGCAAATGCAGGTTGCACAGGTGGATCAGCACCAACCTCAGCTCCCAGCTCCACAGCTCCTCCTACAAGTGCTGCCACTACCGCTGCTCCAACATCTGCTCCAAGTTCAACAGCTAAACCTGCTCCATCAGGAGACTGCCCAGCTGTCGGAACATGTCCACAAAATGAAGATGAGAATTCTATTGCTAAGCACCTTCCTCATGCCTCAAACTGCAGTCAGTTCTGCAAATGTGACCATGGAAAACCTGTGACGTTCGACTGTCCTGCTGGACTTCACTTCAACCCCACTCTAGAGGTATGTGATTGGCCAGCAAATGCAGGTTGTGCAGGTGGATCAGCATCAACCTCATCTCCTAGCTCCACTGCAGCACCTACAAGTGCTGCCACTACAGCTGCTCCAACATCAGCTCCAAGCTCAACAGCTAAACCTGCTCCATCAGGAGACTGCCCAGCTGTCGGAACATGTCCACAGAATGAAGATGAGAATTCAATTGCTAAGCACCTTCCCCATGCCTCAAACTGCAGTCAGTTCTGCAAATGTGACCATGGGAAACCCGTGACCTTCGACTGTCCTGCTGGACTTCACTTCAACCCTACCTTGGAGGTGTGTGACTGGCCAGCAAATGCTGGTTGCACAGGTGGATCAGCATCAACCTCAGCTCCCAGCTCCACCGCTGCACCTACAAGTGCTGCCACTACAGCTGCTCCAACATCAGCTCCAAGTTCCACAGCTAAACCTGCTCCATCAGGAGACTGCCCAGCTGTCGGAACATGTCCACAGAATGAAGATGAGAATTCTATTGCTAAGCACCTTCCTCATGCCTCAAACTGCAGCCAGTTCTGCAAATGTGACCATGGTAAACCCGTGACCTTCGACTGTCCTGCTGGACTTCATTTCAACCCTACCCTGGAGGTGTGTGACTGGCCAGCAAATGCAGGTTGCGCAGGTGGATCAGCATCAACATCAGCTCCCAGCTCCACCGCTGCACCTACAAGTGCTGCCACTACAGCTGCTCCAACATCAGCTCCAAGTTCAACAGCTAAGCCTGCTCCATCAGGAGACTGCCCAGCTGTCGGCACATGTCCACAAAATGAAGATGAGAATTCTATTGCTAAGCACCTTCCTCACTCCTCAAACTGCAGTCAGTTCTGCAAATGTGACCATGGGAAACCCGTGACATTCGACTGTCCTGCTGGACTTCATTTCAACCCTACCCTGGAGGTGTGTGACTGGCCAGAAAATGCAGGTTGTGCAAGTGGATCAGCGTCAACCTCAGCTCCTAGCTCCACTGCTGCTCCTACAAGTGCTGCCACTACAGCTGCTCCAACATCAGCACCTAGCTCAACAGCTAAACCCGCTCCATCAGGAGACTGCCCAGCTGTCGGCACATGTCCACAAAATGAAGATGAGAATTCTATTGCTAAGCACCTTCCTCACGCCTCAAACTGCAGTCAGTTCTGCAAATGTGACCATGGGAAACCCGTGACATTCGACTGTCCTGCTGGACTTCAGTTCAACCCTACTCTGGAGGTATGTGACTGGCCAGAAAATGCAGGTTGTGCAGGTGGATCAGCATCAACCTCAGGTCCCAGCTCCACAGCTGCTCCTACAAGTGCTGCCACTACAGCTGCTCCAACAGCTGCACCAAGCTCAACTGCCAAACCAACAGTGGCTCCTTCAGGAGATTGCCCAGCAGTTGGCTCCTGTCCACAAAATGAAGATGAGAATTCTATTGCTAAGCATCTTCCCCATGAATCCGACTGCACCAAGTTCTGTAAATGTGACCATGGGAAACCTGTCACATTCGACTGTCCTGCTGGACTTCACTTCAACCCTACTCTGGAAGTATGTGACTATCCATACCGTGCAGGCTGTGCAAGTAAATCAGGATCAACTTCAGCTTCTAGTTCATCTACAGCTTGA